The DNA window GTCTCCGCACGTCTGAGCAGAGCGGCGTCGACACTCCGTCAACCACCAAATCTCCGTCCAACTGGGTCAGGAGCttcagccggcgccgcctaGCCGCCGCACTCAAAGTCGCAAAGTCTCCTGAGACTCGCCAGCCAGCCcacacgcgcggcagccagacCGATGCAGACGCAAGTGACAATGTCTGCCTAGAAACAGGGCCACGTAAAAGCATATTTACACACATTATTTAAATCAACTGCATGCATGGCTATAGGTCATCCACGCATGCAGGTGGGGATGTTGCAAGTGCCTCTCTTGCCCACACAGATATCATTGTGGGGCCTGCAAATACAAATAtgaacatatacatacatacagcGCTGGGGTCAAGACGAGCGCGGAGAGATGCTTGGCACTTATCAAAGGCAgcaaagcagaaaaaaaccCTCCCGTCTTCTCACCagagtcgcccgcgccgcgctctaAAGCcagcttctccgccggcctAGGCGTGCCGATGTGGAGGCCGTGAGCGGCGTCTACGGGCACCACGAACCGAAAGCGCAAGCGCGCATGTCAGCCATCTCGCCTCGCTCACTCTACATGTCATACTTCTTCCAATATGTATGTGCAAATATATTCATACAGACAGACATACATGTGCGCATATTGCTGTTGACTTGCATGCTCTAGCACAGCGAGAGAGTCGGGCGGCCTCAGCAGCGTGCCGCCTAGCGAGGTGCCAGAAAGAGAATCCGCGCGGGAAAATCGCCGACGGcaggaggcagaaggcggaTAGGCTTGATCGGGCGAGTCGCACGGCGAACGGAGTTTATTTTGAAAAGGGCGCGACACGCTCGACTGCCGCTTCTGCGTACGGCCGTCGTGCGTCGGCCGCGAGCCCCGCGCCAAACCCTAGACTCTCTCTCGTTTGCGCCTGGAGGAGTCTAAACGCCGTGGCGCACCTGTGCATCTGTGCGCGTGTATgtgctctctgcgcgtccccGCTTCACGTGCCTGCCTAcacatatatgaatatacTTGTAAATATAGATgaatatatgcatacacacatatatgaatatacGGGTGGAGGTGGCTGGCGAGTCGCGCCTGAGTCTGAATTCCATGTCTCACGCTGGAGGTGGCGTTCGTTGCCCGCGCAGACGACTTTCCAGTAGAAGCTGACGGGATCGCATCCGTGGGTCCAGACAGTGACGTTCACTGCGGGCGCGTGGCGCTTTGCCTCCTCCAAATCGACTTCGAGTTCGTCCGCGAGTGGGTCGCGGCACTTCAGGTACTGCAGGTCGAGGTCTGCGATCGGCCGGTGCTTCGCGTCGACGTGGGTGTGGtgcagctgccgcccctccgccgcgttcaGCCGATACGACAGCGCGATGCCTGCAACACGCCCTCAAGCCGCCAAACGCGTCACAACAGCCGAAAAGGCCGCGCagaaacgcatgcagaggagccGCAGAGTCGCGAGAAAGGCACACGCGACAGCCAACAGACGCGcaagagaggcgacgcgcgcctgcagccgctcagCGCGCGCGCAAGGCCCGCGAAGGGCTCTCACAACGGATGAGAAAGAGGGGCGCGACTCGGGGGCGGGGGAAGAAGCCtcagcagaggagacaccgcCCCCGAAAAAAACTGCGGAAACCCGACAGAGACACGAACacagaggccgcgagagccgagcggacgcgccgcaaGCTACGCCCCACCGTCGCCAAGatgccgcgcctcctttgCAGCTGGCGAaagcgcgcgcgacagagaacgcgccgcgaaggccatCGCGGGGGTGTGCCTTCAGCGTTGTGGTGGTTCAACTCGGCTACGAAGCGAGCGGAAGGCtgcgagacgcgggcgcgcgaggcgagcagggTGCTGCGTCCCtcgggctctgcgccgcgctgcttACTGTAATCTGCGTGGATCTCCACACTCATCACGGGCATCTCCAAGAGCGCCGACAGCATGTCTCCCAAGCCAGCCACCGGCGCCGACATGCGAAACACCGacgccgctccctccgcgaTGCGGATCACCGGCAGGCCTGcgggaagagagacacagagagggAAAACAGAGGGTCGCAAGCATGCAGCCCCAGCGCCACGTGGAAAAACGACGCGAAAGCccagcgcacacgcgcagccaGCCCCGCAGCGGCTCGGCGTCCCCCGGAGAACGATGCACACTGCCACTCGTCAGCGGCGATGTGTGCGACCCTTAAACCTAAATCCGGAACGCATGCGACGCAGGCATCCGCACACCATGGAGCAACGACTGGAGCCACGTgagacacgcgccgccgaggcagctctcctgcgggtcgcgcgcggcagcgtaGGAAGCCGCACACGtgtctcgccgcggcgcaggtgtGCTCACCGTCTCTGTCTGTGGGGCTTTGCATGTTCCAGAGCGGCGTGGTTCTGGACTGCTCCACGACGACTCTCGGGTTCGCGACCGCGTCTTGCTCCAGCGCCTGGGCGGCGACTTTTCGCTGGACGGCGtcgttcgccttcgcgtcgcccgcagccgcagactcTTGCAGATGCACAtggtgcagcagcggcaagcctccgccctcttgggcctctcgcgcagcgaaggccgggtagcgcgcggcgaggttCGAAGGCAAGTTGGAGACCAGGAACAcgtcgaggccgctgcaGTGCTCCAGCTTCACGCGGTGCGACTGCTTCCCCACGAACCCCaccgaagacggcgacgacgcgccggcgtagtgcgcaggcgcaggcgacaccGAGAGAttccgcgcgacgaggctgggcgccgcccaagacgcgcctgcgagcggacccgagggggggagcggcATCGGAGAGTGGGGGCTCGGCGGCGTGGATGCGGagtcggcgcgaggcgggagaaaatcaggcgaggaggagagctgacgcggaagcgcgtgCGACTGCGCGCCGTTGATGCGCGCGTAGTTCCGCGCGTatcccgccgcctcgagaGCCTGCAGCACGTCGCTGCTCCCTGGCGATGCAGGTGGAGAAGCCAGAGGGCCGTTAGGCAGGTGcccggaagaagagggcgcagagcgggaagaggacgcggccgaCGCCAAAGGAAACGGGAAGGCACTCGCTTGCcgcggggcgccggcgagcagcgacCCTACGAGCCCAACGAGGCCTACGACAGTCGCCCGCATTTTCGCTCGAGTGCGCGACCGCGCAGAAGTCGCGCGACCAGCCGCGTTTTTCCCATGCAAAGGGAGCGAGCCTGGAGGCGgtgacgagggagaggagagagaatcGGACAAACAGGAGACGTgtgcgcgagacgcggactCGACGCCACGCAGCCGCTGAACGGGCTTGGAGACTCCCGtgagagaggaagacagcgaagaccCACAAGAGAGAAGATCtagggaagaaggcgacatGCGAGAGGTCCCTTgacgagacgaagaagacctGCGAGAAAACAAAGGACGGACAGAAAGGCAGCCTGAACGACGCCGCCCCGCCGACGCGATCTCCATTGTGTCGAGGAAAACACGCccgagacgacgacgccacgacgcgcagcgtctgcagcaaaGCAAAACGGCTGTCAAAAGAAGAGGATGGACGACCCCGTATTCAACAGGCAGCCAGCAGTGGCGTCATGCGAAACCCCAGACTGGCAGAAGCGCGTCAAAAAACGAGAACTCTGCGACGGAGGGGTAGCAGAAACGAGAAGAGGACAGACACGCAGGAGTAGAGAAAAGGACGTCTGAAAGAGAcagggagggagagagatTTGCAGAGCTTAAAGCGTGGTTGCATCATCTGcggcctccttcctcgccgtcttcaaACCATCCACAACACAGGGAGACGACAACCTCGCTTTAGTTTTGATGGCAAGGTCCAAAGAAAACACGTGCATTGTCGACAAAACTTTGAAGAGACAATGGAAGAAAGCCAtaaagaaggaagaaaatCGACGAATCTTTTGCAACCGGCATCGATTTCGTCCATTGTGCGCTCCATGCAATTTGATCAGCGGCTTTGCGCCGTGTCAGGACAGCACACGCAGGCAGACAAGACTCGTAACAGACAACGCCAGACACTGGtttcgccgctgcctgctcaTACAACTGATCACATTTACCGTCTGAAAGGAACGAAGAGCGGGCTTTCGTGACAAGCGAATGAAAGAGTTGCATGAGCTGCTCGAGCCTCACGCGCTGAAGCAGCGACGGCACAGTCTCGGTGTGTAGCGACACCTCGCGGAAGTTCACACTTGAAAGAACACATGCGAACTTGGTGTGCTAGAGAGCAGATACAGTAAACACAAACTTGCGTTGGCTCCCACCTTTCTTGATTCAGAGGACGAGAAATCCGTGGCAAacaaagaggagaaaagccGAAGCCAATAGATACGCCGCCGCATAGCCGTCTGCCTGTTCCATGTGCGACATCTCATTCAGTATGCGCCGCTTGTCGCAAAGAGCCTGACAGGAAATTGACGCTCACAAGTACACTTGAAAACAAACTGAGGGGGAAGAGACGAACCCGTACGCCCTTCTCCATTCTTTGACCGTGTGAATCTACAGGACCACCTGCGAAATGTTTCCTTCTTGCTCGCACATCTATCTGTCTGAATTAACGGGCGCACTTCACGCGCATGTCGCTTCTGCCCGTGAGTAGAGTGTCACACAGAGAAAGCCCAACTCATGTTTCCTGCTTTCGCGTCATCTTCGAGACGTGCCTGAGAAAATGTATCTGCCTGTTCCTAACACGTTGGCCGCTACTTAGCACACACCCGTCCCTCGACTAAGGTCATTCACCTTAGTCGAGGGACGGGTGTGTGCTGACAAGCTTGTGTACGCTGCAGAAAGGCGCGGCTCTCAGTCGGTTTGCTCGTAACGATCGTGGCATAGCTCATGAAGCCTGTAGGTTGCCGTTGGCTGTCTCCcagtcgctctccgcgcccctTACTTTTCATTCGCGAGCAAAGATATGCACATACAGCGAGTTAAAAGGGACTAAGGTCACCACCTGTTTCGACGCCACCACAGCAACATGCGACCTCACTGCGTCAGGACAACGCCTCCAGGAAACCTGTGAACTAGCTCCGCCGTGTACCGGAACCTTTGCCCGCTGTGAAGCCGTGAGAGGCTTGATGTCTCTGCGGAGGGCACCTACCATGATTCCTGCAAGAACTACCGCAACCTCGTATTTTGCAGTGCCAGTAGTTAACTCTTCTGGATTGACGCTGAGTACGGAGTGAGCTGATTAAATACAAGGAACTGTGGCTACGCACGTTCGACAGTCTGTGCTTCCGCTCGCGATACTCTTTCCTCGACTCTACCGACGTGAACCAGGGCCCCGCTGCACGCCACTGCTTCTGCTTACTCGTGACAGATGCCGACGACACCCGTTCCCTCCGCTTCATCGTTCGTCGCGTTGTGCCTAAGGGAGACGGGAATGCTTACTCTCTGTTCCGCAGAAAGATGCAGCTACCGAGTCTGCCCCTCTGACGAAAACCTTCAGGATGCATGACCCCGAGCCGGGCACTCAATGGGGAGCCACGCAGTTGCGTCGCACCTAGCCGTTTGCACTAGGGGCAGGCACCGAATATATACACACTTCTACTGTCTCTACGACCAACAAAAATATGAGAATATCTGGAAACTGCAGAAAACTCTCAGCCTGGCAGATGGAAATCTGGCTGGAGGTGGCTAGAAGGACCCTTCAGGTACCTGGAATCATGCAAACGAGTGCTCCTACGCTCAGCCACGTGTGGGATTCTTTCGCGCGCTAAAGACTGGAATTCGCGGTTTGCCTTCGGTCTGTCTCATGGGGTGTGTGTCAGCGGCGGCGTATCAGGAGCGCTGAGTGTGTCGCACGTCGCAGAGGAGCACGAGAAAGAAGCACCGGGTGCCCCCACGCAACACGGCGACAAAATGCTGCTTGACAGGCCTGTATACGtatcgaggccgcgcggaagtCGTGCTGGAACATGTGTAGAGGGCTCAATGTTGTTCGCGGACCGCCTGCGGTCAAAACAGAGCCCAGGAGGACGCAAAAACTGCTGTCCTCAAGAAAGAACCACGAGTTGGGCTCGACGTCTGGCAATCCACGGCCTCTTCGAACTGCGTGGCGCACAAAGAGAGGCGATGAAATTAAGGAGAAGAGAAATCCCGCTGCGGTGCCCGGGAGAGAGGGCGTGAGACAAGAGGGGAGTTCTCTCCCGCGACCGGGGAATCGAAGAGCAAGGTGAAAACGAGATCAAAGAAACAAGGAAACCAtatcgcgcgcgccgcacacgtAAAAaatgcacacacacatacacacgaCCCCATACGTTTGCATCTGTCTACACGTATGAGCGCTCTGAACGCAAGAGAGACCGCTGCAGCCACAAAAAGTGAGGAAAGATTGATCTTCCAAGAACGAAACAAAGGGAAGCAGCACTTTCTGGGACCCAGGGCGGACAGGAAGGCCAAAGAAGACCCTCCTCCTGTAGGACGCAAACTCTTTTTCGCTTCCTACCAACTCTTCGCAGGAGCTC is part of the Besnoitia besnoiti strain Bb-Ger1 chromosome XII, whole genome shotgun sequence genome and encodes:
- a CDS encoding hypothetical protein (encoded by transcript BESB_024130) — encoded protein: MEIASAGRRRSGCLSVRPLFSRRSSSSRQGTSRMSPSSLDLLSCGSSLSSSLTGVSKPVQRLRGVESASRAHVSCLSDSLSSPSSPPPGSLPLHGKNAAGRATSARSRTRAKMRATVVGLVGLVGSLLAGAPRQASAFPFPLASAASSSRSAPSSSGHLPNGPLASPPASPGSSDVLQALEAAGYARNYARINGAQSHALPRQLSSSPDFLPPRADSASTPPSPHSPMPLPPSGPLAGASWAAPSLVARNLSVSPAPAHYAGASSPSSVGFVGKQSHRVKLEHCSGLDVFLVSNLPSNLAARYPAFAAREAQEGGGLPLLHHVHLQESAAAGDAKANDAVQRKVAAQALEQDAVANPRVVVEQSRTTPLWNMQSPTDRDGLPVIRIAEGAASVFRMSAPVAGLGDMLSALLEMPVMSVEIHADYSIALSYRLNAAEGRQLHHTHVDAKHRPIADLDLQYLKCRDPLADELEVDLEEAKRHAPAVNVTVWTHGCDPVSFYWKVVCAGNERHLQHAAHGLHIGTPRPAEKLALERGAGDSVSGDFATLSAAARRRRLKLLTQLDGDLVVDGVSTPLCSDVRRPRVSVPKENSFMDFFVWCKGCSTGKVDMHLPSVAADLDVMYPVLHHFHSEASREALDADAVTPGIVPQSHVTAVDIKEGEEDRDVHHFRIDFNCKAEGDSIVALEFLLHGSKAIQVFIRKHCAAPAGDAAPDPVCATGIPSPDGTACCAAKCEVCGGEHCHERAGSVDECCVTHIHARGQFCASKPPPCVIRSLNEDTASAAARTNSALQLAEQQAQASPSVVFSTAHFLSWLAWLLLRGALLLLSMLYLYTVLHRLVILRLPLSAALLPSLPQLFQTGCMAFGALRHFYLSKLQVFTSKRHAYTSFEEPPATPASSWAGDFSVFRPPPSMNVPQFVPLSSLSPSAEFEAYERDETPARALSSSREATAREPRLGAGAADDFEYDDL